One region of Anaeromyxobacter paludicola genomic DNA includes:
- a CDS encoding glycosyltransferase: MAVALSSLLLAAALGGLLLLAGQYLALRGHLRGASRPPLPGPPRPSGEGAPVVSVLKPLCGADDDLAANLDTFAALDYPDYEVLLGVRSPRDPACAVARAAMARHPGRFRLCLQRGEPGMNPKVNQLLTLARVARGELLVVSDSNVQVHPDYLAEIAVLLRDPAVGLVTHPIVGVGEERLGSVLDGLQLAGGVAPGVVAAKRLAGHDIVVGKSMAFRRSDLDALGGFAAVKDVLAEDFVLGRMVPAVLGKRVAVARRPVRNVSQRRSVADFFSRYQRWSVLQRALAGPALHAAQGLLNPTLLATGAAALAPCPRTLGALAAVAAARALHDEGCARLLRGRGYGLAAAAAPVKDLVLGAAWAHGLFAREVVWRGNRLRVLPGSRLEPARPRRLGRAAPAARAA, from the coding sequence GTGGCCGTCGCCCTGAGCAGCCTGCTCCTCGCCGCCGCCCTCGGCGGCCTCCTCCTGCTGGCGGGGCAGTACCTCGCGCTGCGCGGGCACCTGAGGGGAGCGTCACGGCCGCCCCTCCCCGGCCCTCCCCGCCCGAGCGGGGAGGGAGCGCCGGTCGTCTCGGTGCTGAAGCCCCTCTGTGGCGCCGACGACGACCTCGCGGCCAACCTCGACACCTTCGCCGCCCTCGACTATCCCGACTACGAGGTGCTCCTCGGCGTCCGCAGCCCGCGCGACCCGGCCTGCGCGGTCGCCCGCGCCGCCATGGCCCGCCACCCCGGCCGGTTCCGGCTCTGCCTCCAGCGGGGCGAGCCGGGCATGAACCCCAAGGTGAACCAGCTCCTCACCCTCGCGCGCGTGGCCCGGGGGGAGCTCCTGGTGGTGAGCGACTCGAACGTGCAGGTGCACCCCGACTACCTCGCCGAGATCGCGGTGCTGCTGCGGGATCCGGCGGTGGGCCTGGTGACGCACCCCATCGTCGGCGTCGGCGAGGAGCGGCTCGGCTCGGTGCTCGACGGGCTGCAGCTCGCGGGGGGCGTGGCGCCCGGGGTGGTGGCGGCGAAGCGGCTCGCCGGGCACGACATCGTGGTGGGGAAGTCGATGGCCTTCCGCCGTTCGGACCTCGACGCGCTCGGCGGCTTCGCCGCGGTGAAGGACGTGCTCGCCGAGGACTTCGTGCTCGGCCGCATGGTCCCGGCGGTCCTCGGCAAGCGGGTGGCGGTGGCGCGCCGGCCGGTCCGGAACGTGAGCCAGCGGCGCAGCGTCGCCGACTTCTTCTCGCGCTACCAGCGCTGGAGCGTGCTGCAGCGGGCCCTCGCCGGCCCCGCGCTCCACGCCGCCCAGGGGCTCCTCAACCCGACGCTGCTCGCCACCGGCGCGGCGGCCCTCGCCCCCTGCCCGCGCACCCTCGGCGCGCTCGCGGCGGTGGCCGCGGCCCGCGCCCTCCACGACGAGGGCTGTGCCCGCCTCCTCCGCGGCCGGGGCTACGGCCTCGCCGCCGCCGCCGCGCCGGTGAAGGACCTCGTGCTCGGCGCGGCCTGGGCCCACGGCCTCTTCGCCCGCGAGGTGGTCTGGCGCGGCAACCGGCTGCGCGTCCTGCCGGGCTCGCGCCTCGAGCCGGCCCGGCCCCGCCGCCTCGGCCGCGCCGCGCCCGCGGCGAGGGCGGCGTGA
- the phoU gene encoding phosphate signaling complex protein PhoU: MVTIHTDRAYEAELQDLRDKLLAMGGKVEAAIALSVRSILERTPELAERVKDDDREVNRLEVEIDSACRRLLALRQPAASDLRFITTALKIVTDLERMGDLAVNVAERALDLASAPALAPQHRLARLAELSEAQLKKALDAFVSRDAAKAEEVMKGDDLLDALYLEIFNELLALMMEDSRVIRRATALMFVAKHLERFGDHAINLAEMVIFMVRGTDVRHPGSREPAA, from the coding sequence ATGGTCACCATCCACACCGATCGCGCCTACGAGGCGGAGCTGCAGGACCTCCGCGACAAGCTGCTGGCCATGGGCGGCAAGGTCGAGGCCGCCATCGCCCTCTCGGTCCGCTCCATCCTGGAGCGCACGCCCGAGCTCGCCGAGCGGGTCAAGGACGACGACCGCGAGGTGAACCGGCTCGAGGTGGAGATCGACTCCGCCTGCCGCCGCCTCCTGGCGCTCCGCCAGCCGGCCGCGAGCGACCTGCGCTTCATCACCACCGCGCTCAAGATCGTGACCGACCTCGAGCGCATGGGCGACCTCGCGGTCAACGTCGCCGAGCGGGCGCTCGACCTCGCGAGCGCGCCGGCCCTGGCGCCGCAGCACCGCCTGGCGCGGCTCGCCGAGCTCTCCGAGGCCCAGCTCAAGAAGGCGCTCGACGCCTTCGTCTCGCGCGACGCCGCCAAGGCCGAGGAGGTCATGAAGGGCGACGACCTGCTCGACGCCCTGTACCTCGAGATCTTCAACGAGCTGCTCGCGCTCATGATGGAGGACTCGCGCGTCATCCGGCGGGCCACCGCCCTCATGTTCGTGGCGAAGCACCTCGAGCGCTTCGGCGACCACGCCATCAACCTCGCCGAGATGGTGATCTTCATGGTGCGCGGCACCGACGTGCGCCACCCCGGCAGCCGCGAGCCCGCGGCGTAG